Proteins encoded within one genomic window of Brassica rapa cultivar Chiifu-401-42 chromosome A09, CAAS_Brap_v3.01, whole genome shotgun sequence:
- the LOC103840016 gene encoding uncharacterized oxidoreductase At4g09670 has translation MADDSQIRIGVLSCANIVRKVSRAINLAPNATVSAIASISNSIEEMKSFAASNNFPPTAKIHGSYESLLEDPDVDAVYFPIPASLHVEWAVRAAQKGKHILLDKPVALNVYEFDQIVEACEANGIQFMDGTQWIHNPRTAKIKEFLTDPVSFGQLKTVQSCFSFAANENFLKNDIRVKPGLDGLGALGDAGWYTIQGSLLANSFRLPKTVTGLPGHVLNDAGIVLSCGALLDWEEGVTSTIYCSFLANVTMEITAIGTKGTLRVHDFVIPFQETEASFTTSTLACLSEHKTMNEIPQEAWMVIEFARLVGEIKNRGAKPDGFWLSISRKTQVIVDAVKESLDNNLERVLVSGR, from the exons ATGGCCGACGATAGCCAGATCAGAATCGGAGTGTTGAGCTGCGCAAACATCGTCAGAAAAGTCTCTCGAGCTATCAATCTAGCTCCAAACGCTACTGTATCAGCCATAGCCAGCATCAGCAACTCCATCGAAGAAATGAAATCGTTTGCGGCATCTAACAATTTCCCTCCGACCGCGAAGATTCATGGCTCTTACGAGTCCCTTCTAGAAGATCCTGATGTAGACGCCGTCTACTTTCCTATTCCGGCTAGCCTCCACGTTGAGTGGGCTGTACGCGCCGCTCAGAAGGGGAAACACATACTGCTTGACAAGCCAGTTGCTCTTAATGTTTACGAGTTCGACCAGATAGTTGAGGCCTGTGAAGCTAATGGGATTCAGTTTATGGATGGGACTCAGTGGATCCACAATCCTAGGACTGCTAAGATTAAGGAGTTTCTTACCGATCCAGTTAGTTTTGGCCAGCTCAAAACa GTGCAAAGTTGTTTCTCATTTGCAGCAAACGAAAACTTTCTAAAGAACGACATACGTGTAAAGCCTGGTCTTGATGGTCTCGGTGCACTAGGTGATGCTGGATGGTACACAATCCAAGGATCTCTTCTCGCCAACAGCTTCAGACTTCCGAAAACAGTGACTGGCTTACCCGGTCATGTCCTTAACGATGCAGGAATCGTTCTCTCGTGTGGTGCACTGCTCGATTGGGAAGAAGGGGTAACCTCAACAATCTACTGCTCTTTCTTGGCAAATGTAACAATGGAGATAACTGCGATCGGTACAAAAGGCACTCTCCGTGTCCACGACTTTGTTATCCCATTTCAAGAAACCGAGGCCTCGTTTACTACAAGCACTCTAGCCTGTCTCAGTGAGCACAAAACTATGAATGAGATTCCACAAGAGGCGTGGATGGTGATTGAGTTTGCTCGGTTAGTTGGAGAAATAAAAAACAGGGGAGCTAAACCGGATGGTTTCTGGCTTAGCATTAGCCGGAAGACGCAGGTTATTGTTGATGCCGTGAAAGAGTCGCTTGATAATAACCTTGAACGGGTTCTTGTATCAGGCCGGTGA
- the LOC103840015 gene encoding pumilio homolog 9-like, with protein MFEENFMGFDGDFSRGRASDRRLPPPRDFGGCPDTNPFLKSYDTKSDDVMGLCKKLNGMGISCDMSIWTRPGPIRVDPADFGSRRTLPEFPDGASRFRGDYSPPQAFLRSTTTSSHGADLSFLGLQDSFYPNGLREMMALKTHRDALLDHINRPIKRSSPCLGNDALMFERNRFSDLDYPHDSLRGVSLGGGRNRASLSYGKMRSDLPLDLASMVNIYGSVNLMGKDQIGCRFLQKLVDEGLFVDALFLEIINHVVELSMDPFGNYLVQKLLEACDEDQRTTMVSVLTSRPTELLKICLNNYGTRVVQKMIETVKTKQQIGMVKSGLKPGFLSLVKDLNGNHVIQTCLTTLGPSDTKFVLEAATKYCAEIATHRHGCCVLQCCVSNSVGEQRERLVNEISRNSLHLSQDPFGNYVVQYLIEQKVSASKLLIQFRMHYAELATQKFSSHVMEKCLRIYPEARAEIVRELLSVPNFEHLLHDPFGNYVIQTALSVTKGPVRASLVEKVHRYGKLKFSPYCKKIFSKTILKS; from the exons ATGTTTGAAGAAAACTTTATGGGTTTCGATGGAGATTTTAGCAGAGGACGAGCTTCGGATCGTCGCCTTCCTCCTCCTCGTGACTTTGGTGGGTGTCCCGACACAAACCCATTTCTCAAGAGTTACGACACGAAGAGCGATGATGTGATGGGTTTGTGTAAAAAGCTCAACGGAATGGGTATCTCTTGCGACATGAGTATTTGGACCAGACCCGGACCGATACGGGTCGACCCGGCTGATTTTGGGTCTCGAAGAACTCTCCCCGAGTTTCCGGATGGAGCTTCACGGTTTCGTGGCGATTACTCTCCTCCCCAAGCTTTTCTGCGAAGCACCACCACCTCCTCTCATGGGGCAGATCTTAGTTTCCTTGGCCTTCAAGACTCCTTTTACCCTAACGGACTTAGAGAGATGATGGCTCTTAAGACCCACAGAGACGCTCTCTTGGACCATATCAACCGACCCATCAAGCGTTCATCTCCTTGTCTTGGAAACGATGCGTTGATGTTTGAGAGAAATAGGTTTTCGGACTTGGACTATCCACATGATAGTCTCAGAGGCGTCTCTCTTGGAGGAGGAAGAAACAGGGCTTCTCTCTCATATGGGAAGATGAGAAGTGATTTGCCTCTGGATCTTGCCTCCATGGTTAACATCTACGGATCTGTCAACTTGATGGGCAAAGATCAGATCGGTTGTCGTTTTCTCCAGAAGCTGGTCGATGAAGGACTGTTTGTTGACGCTCTATTCCTCGAAATCATCAACCACGTGGTTGAACTTTCCATGGATCCCTTCGGGAATTACTTGGTTCAGAAGCTCTTAGAGGCCTGCGATGAGGATCAGAGAACGACGATGGTGAGTGTTTTGACCTCAAGACCAACGGAGCTTCTCAAAATCTGTCTCAACAATTATGG GACACGGGTTGTTCAGAAGATGATCGAAACTGTGAAAACAAAACAGCAGATTGGGATGGTGAAGTCAGGTCTCAAACCGGGTTTTCTTTCTCTTGTCAAAGATTTGAATGGGAACCATGTGATTCAAACTTGCTTGACTACTCTAGGTCCTAGCGACACCAAG TTTGTGTTGGAAGCTGCTACCAAGTACTGCGCTGAGATAGCAACTCATCGCCACGGATGCTGTGTGCTTCAATGCTGCGTCTCAAACTCTGTTGGAGAGCAACGTGAGAGACTCGTCAATGAGATATCCAGGAACTCACTTCACCTTTCTCAGGATCCTTTTGG GAACTATGTAGTGCAGTATCTAATAGAGCAAAAAGTATCTGCATCGAAGTTACTGATTCAGTTTAGAATGCATTACGCGGAGCTAGCGACTCAGAAATTCAGTAGCCATGTGATGGAGAAATGCCTTAGGATATATCCAGAGGCTAGAGCTGAGATTGTCCGTGAGCTTCTCTCTGTTCCAAACTTTGAACATCTCCTGCATGACCCTTTTGGAAACTACGTTATTCAAACTGCTCTCTCAGTAACCAAG GGTCCTGTTCGTGCGAGCTTGGTGGAGAAAGTGCATAGGTATGGGAAACTGAAGTTTAGTCCTTATTGCAAGAAGATATTCTCCAAGACCATCTTGAAGAGCTGA
- the LOC117127773 gene encoding uncharacterized protein LOC117127773, with product MRTLSWNCRGIGNDLTVRRLTEMCQKHRPGLVFLSETKNRRLLLQNMQTDLRFDHLFTVESLGLSGGLALFFMDEFQVNVLFSNNCMIDIEAIINGIKVYMTFVYGDPVLERRDQVWERLTRFSTTRNGPWFMIGDFNEITCHNEKTGGRQRPDSSFLPFKQMLNDCGMLEFPFTGDMLSWVGKRAGGSTVRCRLDRAVGNADWHEKFPHSNVKYLRLWGSDHRPILADILIKPTRRSKKFKFDKRWLDNEELRQVILEGWKSPDLPPDASIMEHISSCRRALSEWRKLNNVNSAKLVEELKEKVEGLYADDIATTEEIAAALKELSHALKEEEMFWKQKSRVLWLREGDRNTKFFHALTKQRRARNKITQLLDENESIIEDEEGLVVVATSYFRQIFESSNPEEIEEALAQVPTTITGAMNDDLTAPVSEWEVKLALFAMHPEKAQGPDGMTALSTRNFGI from the coding sequence atGAGGACGCTCAGTTGGAACTGTAGAGGGATTGGAAACGACCTCACAGTTCGACGCCTTACGGAGATGTGTCAGAAGCATCGCCCAGGACTTGTGTTTCTTTCTGAGACGAAGAACAGAAGGCTGCTGTTGCAAAACATGCAGACCGACTTAAGATTTGATCATTTGTTTACTGTTGAGTCACTTGGACTCAGCGGAGGTTTAGCTTTGTTTTTTATGGATGAGTTTCaagttaatgttttgttttcgAATAATTGTATGATTGACATTGAGGCAATCATTAATGGAATAAAAGTCTATATGACGTTTGTTTATGGTGACCCTGTACTAGAAAGACGGGATCAAGTTTGGGAACGTCTTACGCGTTTCTCAACAACAAGAAATGGACCTTGGTTTATGATAGGAGACTTTAATGAAATAACATGTCATAACGAAAAGACAGGAGGAAGACAACGCCCTGATAGCTCTTTTCTTCCTTTTAAGCAGATGCTTAATGATTGTGGCATGTTAGAATTTCCCTTCACGGGAGATATGCTTTCTTGGGTggggaagagagctggaggatcaaCAGTTCGATGTCGTTTAGACAGAGCAGTAGGAAATGCGGACTGGCATGAGAAGTTTCCACACTCGAATGTTAAGTACCTGAGGCTATGGGGATCGGACCATCGTCCGATTCTTGCAGACATACTCATAAAGCCAACGAGAAGAtccaaaaagtttaaatttgataaaagaTGGTTGGATAATGAGGAGTTACGGCAGGTTATCCTTGAGGGATGGAAATCACCTGATCTTCCTCCAGACGCAAGTATTATGGAACATATTTCCAGCTGCAGGAGAGCCTTGAGTGAATGGCGGAAGCTAAATAATGTCAATTCGGCAAAATTAGTGGAAGAGCTTAAAGAAAAGGTGGAAGGCTTATATGCAGATGATATTGCCACGACTGAGGAAATTGCAGCAGCTCTGAAGGAACTCTCACATGCTCTTAAAGAGGAAGAGATGTTCTGGAAGCAAAAGAGTCGGGTGCTTTGGCTGAGAGAGGGAGATAGAAACACAAAATTCTTTCATGCATTGACGAAGCAAAGAAGAGCAAGGAACAAGATTACACAGCTCCTAGATGAGAATGAGAGCATAATCGAGGATGAAGAAGGACTTGTAGTCGTTGCTACTAGTTACTTCAGGCAGATTTTTGAATCATCGAACCCGGAGGAAATCGAGGAGGCGCTAGCTCAGGTGCCAACAACAATAACTGGTGCTATGAATGACGACCTCACAGCTCCGGTCTCTGAATGGGAGGTCAAATTAGCGCTTTTTGCCATGCACCCAGAGAAAGCTCAAGGACCCGATGGGATGACTGCACTTTCTACCAGAAATTTTGGGATATAG